In Anopheles gambiae chromosome 2, idAnoGambNW_F1_1, whole genome shotgun sequence, a single window of DNA contains:
- the LOC1274664 gene encoding probable sodium/potassium/calcium exchanger CG1090, whose product MTIGMAGRRHSRRGRYWHMGIVFLVYTSFHAYSASIGGGSEERGGVDLGELSNVTPNPAFYATSASSSGETSGESDTAGPEDAEPTEETKPAPGRAHHTHPTWRPKRENCTPPAIEQFPQPLMGPNVRKHGGLIIHVLVAIFTFLGLAIVCDDYFVSSLDRICEELKLSPDVAGATFMAAGSSAPELATVVIGVFFAKDDIGISGVIGSAVFNIMFVISVCALCSGTVLQLNWWPLVRDCTFYTISILVMLIVIFNDVISWVESLIMLLFYVVYCVALHFNTPLEKWAHTWNLPIKLPTKEEQSALVTYKNLPETTYTQGQQPGQDVQQQQPPADQPPAVDQGYAAYMDPNSSWDPNAAWGEPTPAVTNTAAANVNDAWNTGAGQQNYAYEDQYGQETQKPPQQQQQVVEQTTVVAAPAAGEDYYKPKEPRPQDSHNPLEKPVDGGMLAQVSWAIVYPIHYTARLTMPDCKTEKYKNWYPFTFLISMIWISFYSYFMVWMITIIGSTLGIPDTVMGLTFVAAGVSVPDALSSIAVIKEGYGDMAVSNAVGSNVFDILICLGLPWFIQTAIIKPGSHVNVISKGLTYSTLSLLSTVLFLLFATHLNGWKLDKRLGIVLMFWYLLFITVASLYELNFFGQLNPPECPSMY is encoded by the exons ATGACCATCGGTATGGCAGGACGCCGGCATTCCCGGCGAGGTCGCTACTGGCACATGGGCATCGTATTCCTGGTGTATACCAGCTTCCACGCGTACTCGGCCTCGATCGGCGGTGGAAGTGAAGAGAGAGGCGGAGTCGACCTGGGCGAGCTGTCCAACGTTACACCCAATCCGGCCTTCTACGCTACCTCCGCCTCGTCCTCGGGCGAAACGTCCGGGGAAAGTGACACGGCCGGACCGGAAGACGCTGAGCCAACGGAGGAAACGAAACCGGCACCGGGTCGGGCACATCACACGCATCCAACGTGGAGACCGAAGCGCGAAAACTGCACCCCGCCCGCGATCGAGCAGTTCCCGCAGCCACTGATGGGGCCGAACGTGCGAAAACACGGCGGTCTGATCATACACGTGTTGGTGGCCATTTTCACCTTCCTTGGACTGGCCATTGTCTGCGATGATTACTTTGTGTCGAGCTTAGATCGAATTTGCGAAG aACTCAAACTCTCTCCCGATGTGGCCGGTGCAACATTCATGGCCGCTGGAAGCTCTGCCCCCGAGCTAGCCACCGTTGTGATTGGGGTATTTTTCGCCAAAGACGACATCGGCATCAGTGGCGTGATTGGATCCGCCGTATTCAACATCATGTTTGTGATATCTGTATGCGCTCTTTGCTCTGGAACAGTGCTCCAGCTGAATTGGTGGCCATTGGTACGAGACTGTACTTTCTACACCATCTCCATACTGGTGATGTTGATAGTCATTTTCAACGACGTGATCTCGTGGGTGGAATCACTTATCATGCTGCTCTTCTATGTCGTGTACTGTGTCGCACTGCACTTTAACACTCCGCTCGAGAAATGGGCCCACACCTGGAACCTGCCCATAAAGCTGCCCACAAAGGAGGAACAATCGGCACTGGTTACCTATAAGAACCTGCCGGAAACGACCTACACCCAGGGACAACAGCCGGGCCAGGatgtgcagcaacagcaaccaccAGCCGATCAGCCCCCAGCAGTCGATCAGGGCTACGCAGCGTATATGGATCCGAACTCAAGCTGGGATCCAAATGCCGCCTGGGGCGAACCAACGCCTGCAGTAACTAACACGGCTGCTGCGAACGTAAACGATGCGTGGAATACTGGCGCTGGCCAGCAAAACTACGCCTACGAAGATCAGTACGGCCAGGAGACCCAGAAGCcgccacaacagcaacagcaggttGTTGAACAGACGACCGTAGTGGCGGCGCCCGCAGCAGGCGAGGATTACTACAAACCAAAGGAACCGCGCCCGCAGGATTCGCACAATCCGCTCGAGAAACCCGTCGACGGCGGCATGCTGGCGCAAGTGTCCTGGGCGATCGTCTACCCAATCCATTACACCGCTCGGCTGACCATGCCGGATTGCAAAACGGAGAAGTATAAAAACTGGTATCCCTTCACCTTCCTCATCTCGATGATTTGGATCTCGTTCTACTCGTACTTCATGGTGTGGATGATAACGATCATCGGTTCGACCCTCGGCATCCCTGATACCGTCATGGGACTAACGTTTGTGGCAGCGGGTGTATCCGTCCCGGACGCACTTAGTTCCATTGCGGTGATCAAGGAGGGATACGGCGACATGGCCGTCTCCAACGCCGTTGGGTCGAACGTGTTCGACATTCTCATCTGTCTCGGACTGCCGTGGTTCATCCAGACTGCAATCATCAAGCCTGGCTCGCACGTGAACGTCATCTCGAAGGGGCTCACCTACTCGACGCTTTCGCTGCTCTCGACGGTACTGTTCTTGCTGTTTGCGACACACCTGAATGGATGGAAACTGGATAAGCGCCTCGGCATCGTGCTGATGTTCTGGTACCTGCTCTTTATCACGGTCGCTTCCCTGTATGAGCTGAACTTCTTTGGTCAGCTCAACCCTCCCGAGTGTCCGA GCATGTACTAA